The Sphingosinithalassobacter sp. CS137 genome includes a region encoding these proteins:
- a CDS encoding cisplatin damage response ATP-dependent DNA ligase: MRAFADLLDSLIYTRSRNAKLRHIAEYLKATPDPDRGWAMAALTGGLDLPAVKPALIRALIAERCDPVLFAMSRDFVGDTAETVALLWPGPVRGDGSGTPLPLGEAVTRLASLGRAEAPAVLAAMLDRLDADERFALLKLSTGALRVGVSARLAKTALAQAFGLDVDAVEEVWHGLAPPYAPLFDWAEGRGAQPTAEHLPVFRPFMLAHPLEADRLSLDAYAAEWKWDGIRVQLVHVDGETRLYSRAGDDITASFPEVAQAFVTPGVLDGELLVKGEAQGAATLGEGGGAASFNALQQRLGRKTVPAKTLAEFPAFVRLYDILFDGAEDLREQPWTTRRARLEAFATALDPERFDVSALIEASDFAALENIRAGARSAAIEGVMLKRRDSPYVAGRRAGLWYKWKRDPLTADCVLMYAQRGSGKRSSFYSDYTFGAWGEEGALLPVGKAYFGFTDEELKWLDRFVRNHTLNRFGPVREVEKTLVLEVAFDSVHESKRHKSGLAMRFPRIARIRTDKPAAEAETLEGLRRLVT; the protein is encoded by the coding sequence ATGCGTGCCTTCGCCGACCTGCTCGACAGCCTGATCTACACGCGCTCGCGCAACGCGAAGCTGCGGCACATCGCCGAGTATCTCAAAGCCACGCCCGATCCAGATCGCGGCTGGGCGATGGCGGCGCTTACCGGCGGGCTCGATCTGCCGGCGGTCAAACCCGCGCTGATCCGTGCGCTGATCGCGGAACGCTGCGATCCGGTGCTTTTCGCGATGAGCCGGGATTTCGTGGGGGACACGGCCGAGACCGTCGCCCTGCTGTGGCCGGGGCCGGTGCGCGGCGACGGGAGCGGCACGCCGCTGCCGCTCGGCGAAGCCGTGACGCGGCTGGCTTCGCTCGGCCGTGCGGAAGCTCCGGCGGTGCTCGCCGCGATGCTCGACCGGCTCGATGCCGACGAGCGGTTCGCGCTGCTGAAGCTCTCGACCGGGGCCTTGCGAGTCGGCGTTTCGGCGCGGCTCGCCAAGACCGCGCTCGCCCAGGCGTTCGGGCTCGACGTCGATGCTGTCGAGGAAGTGTGGCATGGGCTCGCGCCACCCTACGCGCCCCTGTTCGATTGGGCCGAGGGACGCGGCGCGCAACCGACCGCCGAGCACCTGCCGGTGTTCCGCCCGTTCATGCTCGCACACCCCCTCGAAGCAGATCGGCTGTCGCTCGACGCCTATGCCGCCGAGTGGAAATGGGACGGCATTCGCGTCCAGCTCGTCCATGTCGATGGCGAAACCCGGCTCTACAGCCGCGCTGGCGACGATATCACCGCCAGCTTCCCGGAGGTCGCACAGGCCTTCGTGACGCCCGGCGTGCTCGACGGCGAGCTGCTGGTGAAGGGCGAGGCGCAGGGCGCAGCGACTCTCGGTGAAGGCGGCGGCGCGGCAAGCTTCAACGCGTTGCAGCAGCGGCTGGGGCGAAAGACGGTGCCGGCGAAGACGCTCGCTGAATTTCCCGCTTTCGTCCGCCTCTACGACATTCTCTTCGACGGCGCGGAGGATCTGCGCGAGCAGCCCTGGACCACGCGGCGGGCGCGGCTGGAGGCATTCGCCACGGCGCTCGATCCGGAGCGATTCGACGTCTCGGCACTCATCGAAGCGTCCGATTTCGCCGCGCTGGAGAACATCCGCGCCGGCGCGCGCAGCGCTGCGATCGAGGGCGTGATGCTCAAGCGCCGTGACTCGCCTTACGTCGCGGGTCGTCGCGCGGGCCTGTGGTACAAATGGAAGCGCGATCCGCTGACCGCCGACTGTGTGCTGATGTATGCGCAGCGCGGTAGCGGCAAGCGATCGAGCTTCTACTCCGATTACACCTTCGGCGCCTGGGGCGAGGAGGGCGCGCTGCTGCCGGTCGGCAAGGCCTATTTCGGCTTCACCGACGAGGAGCTGAAGTGGCTCGACCGATTCGTGCGCAATCACACGCTGAACCGGTTCGGCCCCGTGCGCGAGGTCGAGAAGACACTCGTGCTCGAGGTGGCGTTCGATTCGGTTCACGAATCGAAGCGGCACAAGTCGGGACTGGCGATGCGCTTTCCACGAATCGCGCGAATCCGCACCGACAAGCCGGCCGCCGAGGCGGAGACGCTGGAAGGATTGCGCCGGCTGGTGACGTGA
- a CDS encoding metallophosphoesterase, whose amino-acid sequence MGAPLGFRYVRSAQGEGDSSMVKRVTLGVLLLAGVGVAVLLFAFIEARSDPVVREARIAMRDWPEGAPPLRLVLVSDIHLGSPAMDGARLDRIVTQINALDPDLVVIAGDFIFGHERGSAAMLGAGLPASLARLDAPLGTVAALGNHDHWTGIAAVREQLERAGVAVVENGAIRRGPIVLGVVGDDFTRHDDIPATLAAMAELEGPQVVLSHSPDIAPELPPEVALVLAGHTHCGQVVPPLIGPLVSVSRYGERYRCGVRREGGRLVVVTAGLGTSGPPLRMGAPPDLWLLTLVRPQSRARR is encoded by the coding sequence ATGGGCGCACCCCTCGGCTTTCGCTACGTCCGCTCCGCGCAGGGGGAGGGCGACAGTTCGATGGTGAAGCGAGTCACGCTTGGTGTGTTGCTCCTTGCCGGGGTCGGTGTGGCGGTTCTGCTCTTCGCCTTTATCGAGGCGCGCAGCGATCCAGTGGTTCGCGAAGCGCGCATCGCCATGCGCGACTGGCCCGAAGGCGCCCCGCCGCTACGGCTGGTGCTCGTCTCCGACATTCATCTCGGCAGCCCGGCAATGGATGGCGCGCGGCTGGATCGGATCGTCACACAGATCAATGCGCTGGACCCGGATCTGGTGGTGATCGCCGGCGACTTCATCTTCGGGCACGAACGCGGCAGCGCAGCGATGCTGGGCGCCGGCCTGCCGGCGTCGCTGGCGCGGCTGGATGCGCCGCTCGGCACGGTCGCCGCGCTGGGGAATCACGATCACTGGACCGGGATTGCGGCGGTGCGCGAGCAGCTGGAACGCGCAGGGGTGGCTGTCGTGGAAAATGGCGCGATTCGCCGGGGACCGATCGTTCTCGGCGTAGTGGGGGACGATTTCACTCGGCACGATGATATCCCGGCGACGCTGGCGGCGATGGCGGAGCTCGAGGGTCCGCAGGTCGTGCTCAGTCACTCGCCTGACATCGCGCCCGAACTGCCGCCTGAGGTCGCGTTGGTGCTCGCCGGGCACACCCATTGCGGGCAGGTCGTGCCGCCGCTGATCGGGCCGCTGGTGAGCGTGTCGCGCTATGGCGAGCGCTATCGCTGCGGCGTGCGGCGCGAAGGCGGTCGTTTGGTCGTCGTGACTGCCGGGCTCGGAACGAGCGGGCCGCCGTTGCGGATGGGCGCTCCGCCGGATCTGTGGCTGCTTACGCTTGTGCGGCCTCAGTCGCGGGCGCGGCGATAA
- a CDS encoding DUF1328 domain-containing protein → MLRWAIIFLVIGLVLAVLGFGGIGGAFVEIAKILFFIALALFVIFLILGLIAGKKMT, encoded by the coding sequence ATGCTTCGTTGGGCAATCATCTTTCTCGTGATCGGTCTCGTACTCGCCGTTCTCGGCTTCGGCGGCATCGGCGGTGCGTTCGTCGAGATCGCGAAGATCCTGTTCTTCATCGCGCTGGCGCTGTTCGTGATCTTCCTGATCCTCGGGCTGATCGCGGGCAAGAAAATGACCTGA
- a CDS encoding Dps family protein, whose amino-acid sequence MADNPALKTPTDLSSNATKTVAEALNGILADSYTLYLKTKNFHWHVSGPHFRDYHLMLDEQAAQILGTTDLIAERVRKTGNTTLRSIGDIARRQTIKDNDKDFVTAGDMLAELRDDNLKLVEALREAKDIADDAKDNATSAVIDEWTDQAEERAWFLFEAGRKG is encoded by the coding sequence ATGGCCGACAACCCCGCGCTGAAAACCCCCACCGATCTCAGCAGCAACGCCACCAAGACCGTCGCGGAGGCGCTGAACGGCATCCTCGCCGACAGCTATACGCTGTATCTGAAGACGAAGAACTTCCACTGGCACGTCTCGGGCCCGCACTTCCGCGACTATCACCTGATGCTCGACGAGCAGGCGGCGCAGATCCTGGGAACCACCGATCTGATCGCCGAGCGCGTGCGCAAGACGGGCAACACCACGCTCCGCTCGATCGGCGACATCGCGCGCCGTCAGACGATCAAGGACAATGACAAGGATTTCGTCACCGCAGGCGACATGCTCGCCGAGCTGCGCGACGACAATCTGAAGCTGGTCGAGGCGCTGCGAGAGGCCAAGGACATCGCCGACGACGCGAAGGACAATGCCACCAGTGCCGTGATCGACGAATGGACCGATCAGGCCGAGGAGCGCGCCTGGTTCCTGTTCGAGGCCGGCCGGAAAGGCTGA
- a CDS encoding TMEM165/GDT1 family protein → MEALVPAFLIAVLTQLGDRPAWLTAILADRFGRPLLVALAAGLGHAAGNALAALGALWIAPMLTPEARALLLAVALLYGGLFALVPERAPERLDTWRLGPLLVPLLGIFILAFGERTQFLTFAIGARSMPWFAAVGAAFGALAVAFVAAALGERAWRRIPFRGFRVLTGLLFLVAGAIVGLGALRLL, encoded by the coding sequence ATGGAAGCATTGGTCCCCGCGTTCCTCATAGCCGTGCTGACTCAGCTCGGCGATCGCCCTGCCTGGCTCACTGCGATTCTCGCCGACCGATTCGGGCGGCCGCTATTGGTCGCGCTGGCGGCCGGTCTCGGGCACGCGGCAGGCAATGCGCTCGCTGCGCTTGGCGCGCTGTGGATCGCGCCCATGCTCACGCCCGAGGCGCGCGCGCTGCTGCTTGCAGTGGCGCTGCTCTACGGCGGCCTGTTCGCGCTGGTTCCGGAGCGCGCCCCCGAGCGGCTCGACACGTGGCGACTCGGTCCGCTGCTGGTGCCGCTCCTCGGCATCTTCATCCTCGCGTTCGGCGAGCGGACGCAATTCCTCACCTTCGCGATCGGGGCGCGGAGCATGCCCTGGTTCGCCGCTGTCGGTGCCGCATTCGGCGCACTCGCCGTGGCGTTCGTCGCGGCTGCACTGGGCGAGCGCGCGTGGCGACGAATACCCTTCCGCGGCTTCCGTGTGCTAACCGGGCTGCTCTTCCTGGTAGCAGGGGCCATCGTCGGCCTGGGTGCGCTGCGGCTCCTTTGA
- the rpmG gene encoding 50S ribosomal protein L33, which yields MAKPTTVKIKLVSSADTGFFYVTKKNPRTQTEKLSFRKYDPVVRKHVEFKEAKIK from the coding sequence ATGGCCAAGCCGACCACTGTCAAGATCAAGCTCGTCAGCTCGGCGGACACGGGCTTCTTCTACGTCACCAAGAAGAATCCGCGCACCCAGACCGAGAAGCTCAGCTTCCGCAAATATGATCCCGTCGTGCGCAAGCACGTCGAGTTCAAGGAAGCCAAGATCAAGTAA
- a CDS encoding response regulator: MAKRVLVVEDNELNLKLFCDLLRAHDFAAEPVRDGREAVARAREFQPDLVVMDIQMPHVSGLELIQQMKRDAKLKTIPVMAVTAYAGREDEERIRAAGADAYVSKPISLARFIEEVRALA, encoded by the coding sequence GTGGCAAAACGAGTGCTCGTTGTCGAGGACAACGAACTCAATCTGAAGCTGTTCTGTGATCTGCTGCGCGCGCACGACTTCGCCGCGGAGCCGGTGCGCGACGGGCGTGAGGCCGTGGCTCGAGCCCGTGAGTTTCAGCCCGATCTGGTCGTCATGGACATCCAGATGCCGCATGTCAGCGGGCTTGAGCTGATCCAGCAGATGAAGCGGGACGCGAAGCTGAAGACGATTCCTGTGATGGCAGTGACTGCCTATGCCGGCCGCGAGGACGAGGAGCGGATTCGCGCGGCAGGCGCGGACGCCTATGTCTCGAAGCCGATTTCGCTGGCGCGCTTCATCGAGGAAGTGCGCGCGCTCGCCTGA
- a CDS encoding DUF3572 domain-containing protein, whose protein sequence is MAATLTNETAVALALGALGWTVTEPARAQRLLAVTGLEPSDLRARASEPEVLAAVLAFLEAHEPDLIACAEAIETVPANLVAARRLLERS, encoded by the coding sequence ATGGCCGCGACGCTGACAAATGAGACGGCGGTTGCGCTGGCGCTCGGTGCGCTCGGCTGGACCGTGACTGAGCCGGCGCGCGCGCAGCGGCTGCTCGCTGTCACTGGCCTGGAGCCATCGGATCTGCGCGCGCGCGCGAGCGAGCCGGAGGTGCTTGCCGCCGTGCTCGCCTTTCTTGAGGCGCACGAACCCGATTTGATCGCCTGTGCCGAAGCGATCGAAACCGTGCCTGCGAATCTGGTCGCCGCACGGAGGCTGCTGGAGAGATCATGA
- a CDS encoding HAD family hydrolase, with product MKPLLICDCDEVLLHMVRHFGSWLDEAHAIDFSMAGGDFASSMRRRADGSTLAPEEMRTMLDGFFPDEMARQTLVPHAREALAVLAQTAEIVILTNLRDHCREHRVAQLSTHGIAHRVDCNQGGKGAPVAALVAEFAPPVTVFVDDLAVHHASVAQHAPEVYRLHMVAEPDLARHVPAAADAHARIDDWREARDWISDRFAQGVPAGA from the coding sequence ATGAAACCGCTGCTGATCTGCGACTGCGACGAAGTGCTGCTGCATATGGTGCGCCATTTCGGCAGCTGGCTCGACGAAGCGCATGCGATCGACTTTTCGATGGCGGGCGGCGATTTCGCCAGTTCGATGCGTCGTCGCGCTGACGGCAGCACGCTGGCGCCCGAGGAGATGCGCACGATGCTCGATGGGTTCTTCCCGGACGAAATGGCGCGACAGACGCTGGTCCCGCATGCGCGCGAAGCCCTGGCGGTGCTCGCCCAAACCGCGGAGATCGTGATCCTCACCAATCTGCGCGACCATTGCCGCGAACATCGAGTCGCGCAGCTCTCCACGCATGGCATCGCGCATCGAGTCGATTGCAATCAGGGAGGTAAGGGCGCGCCCGTCGCGGCGCTGGTGGCGGAGTTCGCGCCGCCGGTGACGGTGTTCGTCGACGATCTGGCGGTCCATCATGCCTCTGTCGCACAGCATGCGCCCGAGGTGTATCGGCTGCACATGGTCGCCGAGCCCGATCTCGCGCGACACGTTCCGGCGGCGGCGGATGCCCATGCCCGGATCGACGACTGGCGCGAGGCGCGAGACTGGATCTCCGATCGCTTCGCGCAAGGGGTGCCCGCCGGGGCTTGA
- a CDS encoding RidA family protein encodes MTAAIHAKLAELGLQLPEAAAPVAAYVPAVEAGGLLHISGQLPFRDGALMTGRLGEDRDLEFGRQAAERCALMLLAQMQKALGDLGKVERIVKLGVFVNSAGAFTDQPKVANGASELMQALFGEAGRHARSAVGVPTLPLGAAVEVDAIVAVRQS; translated from the coding sequence ATGACCGCCGCCATTCACGCGAAGCTGGCCGAGCTCGGCCTCCAACTCCCCGAAGCGGCGGCGCCCGTCGCTGCCTATGTTCCCGCCGTCGAGGCCGGAGGGCTGCTGCATATTTCCGGGCAGCTGCCGTTTCGCGACGGCGCGCTGATGACGGGCCGGCTCGGCGAGGATCGCGACCTCGAGTTCGGGCGCCAGGCGGCCGAGCGGTGCGCGCTGATGCTCCTCGCGCAGATGCAGAAGGCGCTGGGCGATCTTGGTAAGGTCGAGCGGATCGTGAAGCTCGGCGTCTTTGTGAACAGCGCGGGCGCGTTCACTGATCAGCCGAAGGTCGCCAACGGCGCGTCAGAGCTGATGCAGGCGCTGTTCGGCGAAGCCGGGCGCCACGCGCGCAGCGCAGTGGGGGTACCGACACTGCCGCTGGGTGCCGCGGTCGAAGTCGATGCGATCGTGGCGGTGCGCCAGAGCTGA
- a CDS encoding TorF family putative porin yields MRYSHLTFAALMLAGATPAFAQDVTDPAPPITISGGAAVVSDYRFRGFSQSNEEAAIQGSIGIEHESGFYLGTWGSSIGFANGTEIDFFGGYATEVAPGIGFDIGATYYAYPGGGADVDIIEPYVALTGELGPVSTKLGLAYAPAQESLGDESSVYIYTDLGTALPGTPIALSAHLGYAESDSFLGGPDGDVFDYSIGASVTYSALTLGVAYVNTDVDESLGKEALGADGGVVFSLSASF; encoded by the coding sequence ATGCGCTATTCTCACCTCACATTCGCTGCACTGATGCTGGCTGGCGCGACTCCGGCCTTCGCTCAGGACGTCACGGATCCGGCCCCGCCGATCACCATTTCGGGCGGCGCGGCGGTCGTCAGCGATTATCGCTTCCGCGGCTTCAGCCAGTCGAATGAGGAAGCGGCGATCCAGGGTTCGATCGGTATCGAGCATGAAAGCGGCTTCTATCTCGGCACCTGGGGCTCGAGCATCGGCTTCGCCAACGGAACCGAAATCGATTTCTTCGGCGGCTATGCGACCGAAGTCGCGCCCGGCATCGGCTTCGACATCGGCGCGACCTATTACGCCTATCCGGGCGGCGGCGCCGATGTGGACATCATCGAGCCCTATGTCGCGCTGACCGGCGAACTCGGCCCCGTGTCGACCAAGCTCGGCCTCGCCTATGCGCCCGCTCAGGAATCGCTGGGCGACGAGAGCAGCGTCTATATCTACACCGATCTCGGCACGGCGCTTCCGGGCACTCCGATCGCGCTGAGCGCGCATCTCGGCTATGCTGAAAGCGACAGCTTCCTTGGCGGACCGGATGGCGACGTATTCGATTATTCGATCGGCGCCTCGGTGACCTATTCGGCGCTGACGCTGGGTGTCGCCTATGTGAACACCGATGTCGACGAAAGCCTCGGCAAGGAAGCACTCGGCGCCGATGGCGGCGTCGTCTTCAGCCTCAGCGCCAGCTTCTGA
- a CDS encoding DUF3035 domain-containing protein, producing the protein MRKFLPIAASLTAAGLLAGCGATGLNRDRPDEFAVARQAPLVIPPDYSLVPPQPGAPRPQTAAASDQALDAMFGGSAPRSAAEQAALQAAGRDVSQPGVRSEVGSAETEVLDKGSTTRDIVAAPEGDGQDASASTPN; encoded by the coding sequence ATGCGTAAGTTCCTGCCGATCGCCGCATCGCTTACCGCCGCGGGCCTTCTCGCCGGCTGTGGCGCTACCGGGCTGAATCGCGACCGGCCCGATGAATTCGCCGTGGCGCGCCAGGCGCCGCTGGTGATCCCGCCCGATTATTCGCTGGTTCCGCCGCAGCCGGGCGCGCCGCGTCCGCAGACGGCCGCCGCCTCGGATCAGGCGCTCGATGCGATGTTCGGTGGATCGGCCCCGCGCAGCGCTGCGGAACAGGCTGCGCTTCAGGCCGCGGGCCGCGACGTATCTCAGCCCGGCGTCCGCTCTGAAGTGGGCAGCGCGGAAACCGAGGTGTTGGACAAGGGCAGCACGACGCGCGACATCGTCGCCGCCCCCGAGGGCGATGGTCAGGACGCGAGCGCCAGCACTCCGAACTAG
- the lspA gene encoding signal peptidase II has product MTMNRSIGLMVALLVFLVDQGTKIWVTSGLNLYYPGAEMELLPFFDLRYVENRGVSLGFLEASSDTMRWALVALTAAIAAGVAVWMWRERKLGDILALGLVLGGALGNILDRSRLGFVVDFADFHIGEWRPFLVFNVADAAITIGVVILLARALFVRDQPREPRPQVEKNVNA; this is encoded by the coding sequence ATGACGATGAACCGCTCGATCGGCCTGATGGTGGCCCTGCTGGTGTTCCTGGTGGACCAGGGGACGAAGATCTGGGTCACGTCGGGGCTGAACCTCTATTATCCCGGCGCGGAGATGGAGCTGCTGCCCTTCTTCGACCTGCGCTATGTCGAGAATCGCGGCGTCTCGCTCGGCTTTCTCGAGGCGAGCAGCGATACGATGCGCTGGGCGCTGGTGGCGCTCACCGCCGCGATCGCCGCCGGCGTCGCCGTCTGGATGTGGCGCGAGCGCAAGCTGGGCGACATCTTGGCGCTCGGGCTGGTGCTCGGCGGTGCGCTGGGCAATATCCTCGATCGCTCGCGCCTCGGTTTCGTCGTCGACTTCGCCGATTTCCATATCGGCGAGTGGCGCCCCTTTTTGGTCTTCAATGTCGCCGACGCCGCGATTACCATCGGCGTCGTGATCCTGCTGGCGCGCGCGCTGTTCGTGCGCGACCAGCCCCGCGAGCCGCGGCCCCAAGTGGAGAAGAACGTCAATGCGTAA
- a CDS encoding isoleucine--tRNA ligase, producing MTDASDTKRDWRDTVFLPKTDFPMKAGLAAKEPGILERWERIGVYQRLREQRAGRERFLLHDGPPYANGDIHMGHALNKILKDIVTRSQSLMGKDAPYVPGWDCHGLPIEWKIEEAYRAKKRNKDEVPPAEFRQECRDYAAKWVGVQRAQFERLGVMGDWDDPYLTMNFDSEAIIAGELLKFAQSGQLYRGAKPVMWSPVEKTALAEAEVEYEDIVSTQIDVAFEITEAPNAPELVGAHAVIWTTTPWTIPVNQALAYGAEIEYGLYDLNPSFEEFEGDSDAFWQLLRSRFPLLNAPVLIAQHLQAAFCERVGRELAKIGMPEFGNPQFRQLFLDDRVTGDIDTFSKAIKGSRLAGAKARHPIYNFLRHPGESRGRAPSSEHGEGSPAPDQVRGDNVDEKALAFFAKPRPFLDGSHFVTTDAGTGLVHMAPDHGEDDFLLCKANGIDPVFAVEGDGKYRDDWAWLGGQGSVINKKFVASDGPICTDLREAGALLSASDDFTHSYPHSWRSKAKIIFRATPQWFIPMDRASPLPLAGGAGGGHALTTDEAPAEAGSPPLAPPASGRGNDATLRQIALDAIERTRWVPARSQNRIRSMVAGRPDWVISRQRAWGVPITLYFNRATGEYLRDPAVNERILAAFREGGADAWFQADHQALLGPDYDLADYEVVTDILDVWFDSGSTHSFVIEQRYGAGVRANLYLEGSDQHRGWFQSSLLESAGTRGRAPYDAVLTHGFALDGNGRKMSKSLGNVVDPLKIIGESGADILRLWVAQTDYFEDVRIGKEVLSGTGDAYRKLRNTYRYLLGALDGFSDAEKVAVAEMPELERYVLHLLAELDETLRKAANDYEFDRYSRALIDFANEDLSAFFFDIRKDSLYCDAADDPKRRAYRTVLDTLFHALVRYAAPILSFTAEEVWQARFPSEDGSVHFLEWPELPDLTGDLLTADWQAVRILRERVTEAIEPLRREKTIRSSLEADVTVPDLPLPADQLAELFIVASVTKGDSDAVTVSRTEWDKCGRCWRHLPDVAEDGALCHRCAEVIAE from the coding sequence ATGACTGACGCATCCGACACCAAGCGCGACTGGCGCGACACCGTCTTCCTGCCGAAGACCGATTTTCCGATGAAGGCCGGCCTCGCCGCCAAGGAGCCCGGCATCCTGGAGCGCTGGGAGCGCATCGGCGTGTACCAGCGGCTGCGCGAACAGCGCGCCGGGCGCGAGCGCTTCCTGCTCCACGACGGCCCGCCTTACGCCAATGGCGACATCCACATGGGCCACGCGCTCAACAAGATCCTGAAGGACATCGTCACCCGCAGCCAGTCGCTGATGGGCAAGGACGCGCCCTATGTGCCGGGCTGGGACTGCCACGGCCTGCCGATCGAATGGAAGATCGAGGAAGCCTATCGCGCGAAGAAGCGCAACAAGGACGAGGTTCCCCCCGCCGAATTCCGCCAGGAATGCCGCGACTATGCCGCCAAATGGGTGGGCGTGCAGCGCGCGCAGTTCGAGCGGCTGGGCGTGATGGGCGATTGGGACGATCCCTACCTCACGATGAATTTCGACAGCGAGGCGATCATCGCCGGCGAGCTGCTGAAGTTCGCGCAGAGCGGCCAGCTTTATCGCGGCGCCAAGCCGGTGATGTGGTCCCCGGTCGAAAAGACCGCGCTGGCCGAGGCCGAGGTCGAATATGAGGACATCGTCTCGACCCAGATCGACGTGGCGTTCGAGATCACCGAAGCCCCGAACGCACCCGAACTGGTCGGCGCGCATGCGGTGATCTGGACGACGACGCCGTGGACGATCCCGGTGAATCAGGCGCTCGCATACGGGGCGGAGATCGAGTACGGACTCTATGACCTAAACCCCTCTTTTGAGGAGTTTGAGGGCGACAGCGACGCATTCTGGCAGCTTCTCCGTTCGCGTTTCCCATTGCTAAACGCGCCAGTTCTGATCGCCCAACATCTGCAGGCGGCCTTTTGCGAGCGGGTCGGAAGAGAGCTGGCCAAAATCGGGATGCCCGAGTTCGGCAATCCACAGTTTCGCCAGCTGTTTCTTGATGATCGCGTAACGGGCGACATCGACACTTTTTCGAAGGCGATCAAAGGCTCGCGTCTTGCCGGCGCGAAGGCGCGCCACCCGATCTACAACTTCCTTCGTCACCCCGGCGAAAGCCGGGGTCGGGCTCCTTCTTCCGAGCATGGAGAAGGCAGCCCTGCCCCGGATCAGGTCCGGGGCGACAATGTGGATGAGAAGGCGCTCGCCTTCTTCGCCAAGCCCCGCCCGTTCCTCGACGGCTCGCATTTCGTCACCACCGATGCGGGCACCGGCCTCGTCCATATGGCGCCCGATCACGGCGAGGACGATTTCCTGCTGTGCAAAGCGAACGGCATCGATCCGGTGTTCGCGGTCGAGGGCGACGGCAAATATCGCGACGACTGGGCGTGGCTCGGCGGCCAGGGCAGCGTCATCAACAAGAAGTTCGTGGCATCCGACGGCCCGATCTGTACTGACCTCCGCGAAGCGGGCGCGCTGCTGTCGGCCAGCGACGATTTCACCCACAGCTATCCGCACAGCTGGCGTTCGAAGGCGAAGATCATCTTCCGCGCCACGCCGCAGTGGTTCATCCCGATGGACCGCGCCTCTCCCCTCCCGCTTGCGGGAGGGGCCGGGGGTGGGCACGCGCTCACCACGGACGAGGCGCCTGCGGAGGCCGGAAGCCCACCCCTAGCCCCTCCCGCAAGCGGGAGGGGGAATGATGCCACCCTCCGACAGATCGCGCTCGACGCGATCGAGCGTACCCGCTGGGTGCCCGCGCGCAGCCAGAACCGCATCCGCTCGATGGTCGCGGGGCGCCCCGATTGGGTGATCAGCCGCCAGCGCGCCTGGGGCGTGCCGATCACGCTCTACTTCAACCGCGCGACCGGTGAGTATCTGCGCGATCCGGCGGTGAACGAACGCATCCTCGCCGCATTCCGCGAAGGCGGGGCGGACGCGTGGTTCCAGGCGGACCATCAGGCGCTGCTCGGCCCCGATTACGATCTCGCCGACTATGAAGTCGTCACCGACATCCTCGACGTGTGGTTCGACAGCGGATCGACGCACAGCTTCGTGATCGAGCAGCGCTATGGCGCGGGCGTGCGCGCCAACCTCTATCTCGAAGGGTCGGACCAGCATCGCGGCTGGTTCCAGTCGTCGCTGCTCGAATCGGCGGGTACGCGTGGTCGCGCGCCCTATGACGCGGTGCTCACGCACGGCTTCGCGCTCGACGGCAATGGCCGCAAGATGTCCAAGAGCCTCGGCAACGTCGTCGATCCGCTCAAGATCATCGGCGAAAGCGGCGCGGACATCCTGCGCCTGTGGGTCGCGCAGACCGATTATTTCGAGGACGTGCGCATCGGCAAGGAAGTGCTCTCGGGCACCGGGGACGCCTATCGCAAGCTGCGCAACACCTATCGCTACCTGCTCGGCGCGCTCGACGGCTTCAGCGACGCCGAAAAGGTGGCGGTCGCCGAGATGCCCGAGCTGGAGCGCTACGTCCTCCACTTGCTCGCCGAGCTCGACGAAACGCTGCGCAAGGCGGCGAACGATTATGAGTTCGATCGCTACAGCCGCGCGCTGATCGATTTCGCCAACGAGGACCTGTCGGCCTTCTTCTTCGATATCCGCAAGGATTCGCTCTATTGCGACGCTGCGGACGATCCCAAGCGGCGGGCATACCGCACCGTGTTGGACACCCTGTTCCACGCGCTGGTGCGCTATGCCGCGCCGATCCTGTCGTTCACGGCGGAGGAAGTGTGGCAGGCGCGTTTCCCCAGCGAAGACGGCTCGGTGCATTTCCTCGAATGGCCGGAGCTGCCCGATCTTACGGGCGATTTGCTGACTGCCGATTGGCAGGCAGTGCGCATCCTGCGCGAGCGAGTCACCGAAGCGATCGAGCCGCTCCGTCGCGAGAAGACGATCCGGTCCAGCCTCGAAGCCGATGTCACCGTCCCCGATCTGCCGCTGCCGGCCGACCAGCTCGCCGAGCTGTTCATCGTGGCGTCGGTAACGAAGGGCGATAGCGACGCGGTGACCGTTTCGCGCACCGAGTGGGACAAATGCGGCCGGTGCTGGCGGCACCTGCCCGACGTTGCCGAAGACGGTGCGCTGTGCCACCGCTGTGCCGAGGTGATTGCCGAATGA